A portion of the Mycobacterium paraseoulense genome contains these proteins:
- the eccE gene encoding type VII secretion protein EccE, translating to MKAQRRIGLSLSWPRVTAVFLVDIAILVVASHCPESWQGTYRIAFWVGVGLAALIALLSLVTYHGITVTSGLGTWLWDWSADPGTALGAGCTPALDYQRRFGRDKVGVREYEGQLVSVIAVNGGEDDPASRHRHRTSPPTLLVQAVADGLRQFDIHLDDIDIVSVKVRRGGNAAELSKLDDWGPEEWEVANGEPTSYVRRTWLVLRMNPQRNIAAVAVRDSLASTLVAATERLAQDLDGLTCAARPLTAEQLAEVDRAVLADLEPTWSRPGWRHLKHFNGFTTSFWVTPADITTDTLDELWQADTVATVLTIRLTARAGRPQVSAWVRYHTEKRLPRDVSAGLNRLTGRQLAAVRASLPAPAPRAPLVVPSRGLRDDDDLVLSVDQLRGSPAGVPVAQ from the coding sequence ATGAAAGCTCAGCGCAGAATCGGGTTGTCGTTGTCGTGGCCACGGGTCACGGCGGTGTTCCTGGTCGACATCGCGATCCTGGTGGTGGCCAGCCACTGCCCGGAGTCGTGGCAGGGCACCTATCGCATCGCGTTCTGGGTGGGTGTCGGCCTCGCGGCGTTGATCGCGCTCTTGTCGTTGGTCACCTACCACGGCATCACGGTGACGTCCGGTTTGGGGACTTGGCTGTGGGACTGGTCCGCCGATCCGGGCACCGCCCTGGGCGCGGGCTGCACGCCGGCGCTGGACTACCAGCGCCGATTCGGCCGCGACAAGGTCGGCGTGCGCGAGTACGAGGGCCAGCTGGTGTCGGTGATCGCCGTCAACGGCGGCGAAGACGACCCGGCCTCGCGGCACCGACACCGCACATCGCCGCCCACCCTACTGGTGCAGGCGGTGGCTGATGGGTTGCGGCAGTTCGACATTCACCTCGACGACATCGACATCGTGTCGGTCAAGGTGCGCCGTGGCGGCAACGCCGCCGAGTTGTCCAAGCTCGACGACTGGGGCCCCGAGGAGTGGGAGGTCGCCAACGGTGAGCCCACCTCGTACGTCCGCCGGACGTGGCTGGTGTTGCGGATGAACCCGCAGCGCAACATCGCCGCGGTCGCGGTCCGTGATTCGCTGGCCTCGACGTTGGTGGCGGCCACCGAGCGGCTTGCCCAGGATCTCGACGGACTCACTTGCGCCGCAAGGCCGTTGACCGCCGAGCAGCTGGCCGAGGTCGACCGCGCGGTGCTGGCAGACCTGGAGCCGACCTGGAGCCGGCCCGGCTGGCGCCACCTCAAGCATTTCAACGGCTTCACCACCAGCTTCTGGGTGACGCCCGCCGACATCACCACCGACACGCTCGACGAGCTGTGGCAGGCCGACACGGTCGCCACCGTGCTCACCATCCGGCTCACCGCGCGCGCGGGCCGGCCGCAGGTTTCGGCCTGGGTGCGCTACCACACCGAGAAGCGGCTGCCCCGCGACGTGTCGGCCGGCCTCAACCGCCTCACCGGGCGCCAGCTGGCCGCGGTCCGCGCCAGCCTGCCCGCCCCGGCACCACGCGCCCCGCTTGTCGTGCCGAGTCGCGGACTGCGTGACGACGACGACTTAGTGCTGTCGGTCGATCAGCTGCGAGGGAGCCCGGCCGGCGTGCCCGTAGCGCAATGA
- the eccA gene encoding type VII secretion AAA-ATPase EccA, translating into MTRPQSTAEGARNAMVAGLLASGISVNGLQPSHNPQVASQMFTTASNLDPGMCDAWLARLLAGERSIEVLAGAWASIRTFGWETRRLGVTDVHFRPQVSDGLFLQLAVTSVESLACAYAAVLAEAKRYEEASELLDGIEPRQAFEQELVDYVRGVLYFRTGRWPDVLNQFPEGKVWRQPELKAAGAAMATTALASLGVFEEAIRRGQDAIEGDRVPGAANIALYTQGMCLRHLGREDEAVELLRRVYSRDPKFSPAREALDNPNYRLVLTDPETIEARTDPWDADSAPTRAETEAARHAEEAARYLAEGDAELNAMLGMERAKREIKLIKATTKVNLARAKMGLPVPVTSRHTLLLGPPGTGKTSVARAFSKQLCGLTVLRKPVVVETSRTKLLGRYMADAEKNTEEMLEEALGGAVFFDEMHTLHEKGYQQGDPYGNAIINTLLLYMENHRDELVVFGAGYAKAMEKMLDVNQGLRRRFSTVIEFFSYTPDELVALTRLMGQENEDVITEEAAHSLLPSYTRFYLDESYSEDGDLIRGIDTLGNAGFVRNVVEKARDHRSFRLDDEDLDAVLASDVTEFSERQLLRFKELTHEDLAEGLSAAVAENKTT; encoded by the coding sequence ATGACGCGGCCGCAATCGACCGCTGAGGGCGCCCGCAACGCGATGGTCGCGGGCCTGTTGGCATCCGGGATATCGGTCAACGGGCTGCAACCGAGTCACAACCCGCAGGTGGCGTCGCAGATGTTCACGACGGCCAGCAACCTGGACCCCGGGATGTGCGACGCCTGGCTGGCACGGTTGCTGGCGGGGGAGCGGAGCATCGAGGTGCTCGCCGGCGCCTGGGCATCGATCCGGACGTTCGGGTGGGAGACCCGCCGGCTCGGGGTCACCGATGTGCACTTCCGTCCCCAGGTCTCCGACGGCTTGTTCCTGCAGCTGGCGGTCACCAGTGTCGAGTCACTCGCGTGTGCGTACGCGGCCGTTCTCGCGGAGGCCAAGCGCTACGAGGAGGCCTCCGAGCTGCTCGACGGGATCGAACCCCGCCAGGCGTTCGAGCAGGAGCTGGTGGACTACGTGCGGGGTGTGCTGTATTTCCGCACCGGCCGGTGGCCGGATGTGCTCAATCAGTTCCCGGAGGGCAAGGTCTGGCGTCAGCCCGAGCTGAAGGCCGCCGGCGCGGCGATGGCAACCACCGCGCTGGCTTCGCTCGGCGTCTTCGAGGAGGCGATCCGGCGCGGCCAGGACGCGATCGAAGGAGACCGCGTCCCGGGCGCGGCCAACATCGCCCTGTACACCCAGGGGATGTGCTTGCGGCATCTCGGCCGCGAGGACGAGGCCGTCGAACTTTTGCGCCGGGTGTATTCGCGCGATCCGAAGTTCAGCCCGGCCCGTGAGGCGCTGGACAACCCGAACTATCGACTGGTCTTGACCGACCCGGAAACCATCGAGGCGCGCACGGATCCGTGGGACGCGGACAGCGCGCCGACCCGGGCGGAGACGGAGGCCGCCCGCCACGCCGAGGAGGCCGCAAGATACCTCGCCGAGGGTGACGCCGAGCTCAACGCGATGCTGGGCATGGAGCGGGCCAAGCGGGAAATCAAGCTCATCAAGGCGACGACGAAGGTGAACCTGGCGCGCGCCAAGATGGGCCTGCCGGTGCCGGTGACGTCTCGCCACACCCTGCTCTTGGGACCGCCCGGCACCGGAAAGACGTCGGTGGCGCGGGCCTTCAGCAAGCAGCTGTGCGGCTTGACGGTGCTGCGCAAGCCGGTGGTGGTGGAAACCAGCCGCACCAAGCTGCTGGGCCGATACATGGCGGACGCGGAGAAGAACACCGAGGAGATGCTCGAGGAAGCTCTGGGCGGGGCCGTCTTCTTCGACGAGATGCACACGTTGCACGAGAAGGGTTACCAGCAAGGTGATCCCTACGGCAACGCGATCATCAATACATTGCTGTTGTACATGGAGAACCATCGCGACGAACTCGTGGTCTTCGGCGCGGGGTACGCCAAGGCGATGGAGAAGATGCTCGACGTGAATCAGGGTCTGCGGCGGCGTTTTTCGACCGTCATCGAGTTCTTCAGTTACACACCGGACGAGCTGGTCGCCTTGACCCGGTTGATGGGCCAGGAAAACGAGGACGTCATCACCGAGGAAGCCGCCCACTCGCTCTTGCCCTCGTACACCAGGTTTTATCTCGACGAGAGCTACTCCGAGGACGGGGACCTGATCCGCGGCATCGATACGCTGGGCAACGCCGGTTTCGTGCGCAATGTGGTGGAGAAGGCCCGCGATCATCGCAGCTTCCGGCTGGACGACGAGGACCTCGATGCGGTGCTCGCCAGCGACGTCACCGAGTTCAGCGAACGCCAGCTCTTGCGGTTCAAGGAGCTGACCCACGAGGATCTCGCCGAGGGCCTGAGCGCCGCGGTCGCCGAGAATAAGACGACGTAA